A DNA window from Allokutzneria albata contains the following coding sequences:
- a CDS encoding Pls/PosA family non-ribosomal peptide synthetase has translation MDETIDSDSRPVDSTADGDPLRAAEQELCLHEVFESQARRTPDAIALTCGERELSYSELDRRTNRLARLLGRLGARPGSFVAIYFDRSELPVIAILACHKSGATYVPIDPTYPGDRIQHIAAELKIHVCLTEKARSSAAKEFFPNSRVLVLDDEWPTIEKYPDSRVGRAESGVSPEDLAYVIYTSGTTGRPKGVMTAHRHVTRFVAAFNEVCATGPDDRVYQGFSLSFDGSVEEIWMAFSNGSTLVAPTRDAPRFGAELADHLTEAGITYFSTVPTLLATLPNAVTNLRTIVLSGEACPPELVNRWARPGLRILNVYGPTEATVNTTVAECVPGRRVTIGRPLRGYGIHIVDEDLFPVSAGATGELLISGETLASGYLNQPELTAERFFHCVLRTGNGTLRCYRTGDLARWNENGELEFLGRIDGQVKIRGYRVELAEIESVLLELPWIRSASVTVFERDGLQELAAYVTTGPAGAEVDRNEVLSLLESRLLPYMIPAYLDVVADLPRTASGKVDRKRLPPPVDPLVRTSTSVVLPETELEHVIADTWAGVLGIPAPSVKDDFFLDLGGHSLVAARMVTQLREKTCRPVAVREAYRFPTIRALAAHLESVPAEAEGPPAAAAGTAGTAPAQAVFEATAARERWATWFLQLVSIYVISAVVSAPLVVLIPYVLDWVRGSLSTIGLLGVTVLVSFLTWPVLLALAIAAKWTLIGRYKPGEHPLWGSYYCRWWIANRIAALSGAGALTGTPLLPLYARLMGARIGARCTLDTAQCSAWDLLSIGDDTSVGAETQLLGYRVENGVLRLGRVDIGSRCFIGVHSALGLDVRMADDSYLDDQSLLPDGAVIPAGEGRQGSPGTRSSVALPQGTVEQTRARRVVFALAHLVAGTALGLVTALVPTASFLLLAWLFLTEFGWAWGIAALLLSTPVTIVLYCCYIAVLKRLLSWRTRPGTYPVLSTTYLRKWLSDGLMTLTRAALLPVYTTLYLPPLLRLMGSKIGPRAEISTVWRFAPELIDVGPESFFADGSIIGGRRCHRGLCTIAFNRIGRRTFVGNSAVLPVGSSLGDGCLLGAQSVPPTNSPRTPDGTEWLGSPSFALTHRVKVGNFDDTVTFTPTKRLYLQRCVIDALRILIPYYVLLSSAALFVAALFFVYRSLGLEAMIACIPLAGFASGIYAALVVAGLKKAVMGTYKPQIKPLWSLYVWLNEMINGAYESVVAPLISLLLGTPFAAPFLRMMGCRIGRRCYIGTTLFSEFDLVEVGDYVALNHGVVVQNHLFEDRVFKSSTLKIGDGASIGNMTVVLYDSETEKGAVIGPLSLLMKGETLRPGSRWHGIPTLQVAAPAVTADRRIAGSDRE, from the coding sequence GTGGATGAAACCATCGACAGCGATTCCAGGCCGGTCGATTCCACGGCCGATGGCGACCCGCTCCGGGCGGCGGAGCAGGAGCTGTGCCTGCACGAGGTCTTCGAGTCCCAGGCACGCCGGACTCCGGACGCCATCGCGCTGACGTGCGGCGAACGCGAGCTCTCCTACTCCGAGCTGGACCGGAGGACGAACCGGCTGGCCCGGCTGCTCGGCAGGCTCGGCGCCCGGCCGGGCTCGTTCGTCGCGATCTATTTCGACCGCTCGGAGCTCCCCGTAATCGCGATCCTGGCTTGTCACAAGTCCGGGGCGACGTATGTCCCGATAGATCCCACATATCCCGGCGACCGAATCCAGCACATCGCCGCCGAGCTCAAGATTCACGTGTGCCTGACCGAGAAGGCGCGTTCCTCGGCGGCGAAGGAGTTCTTCCCCAACAGCCGGGTGCTCGTTCTGGACGACGAATGGCCGACGATCGAGAAGTACCCGGATTCCCGGGTCGGTCGCGCGGAGTCCGGCGTCTCACCGGAGGATCTCGCCTACGTCATCTACACGTCGGGAACGACCGGGCGCCCGAAAGGGGTCATGACGGCGCACCGGCACGTGACCCGCTTCGTCGCGGCCTTCAACGAGGTCTGCGCGACCGGACCGGACGACCGCGTCTACCAGGGGTTCTCACTGAGCTTCGACGGCTCCGTCGAAGAGATCTGGATGGCGTTCTCCAACGGCTCGACCCTGGTGGCCCCCACTCGCGACGCACCCCGTTTCGGTGCCGAGCTCGCCGATCACCTCACCGAGGCCGGCATCACCTACTTCTCCACGGTGCCGACCCTGCTCGCCACGCTGCCGAACGCGGTGACGAACCTTCGGACCATCGTCCTGAGCGGTGAAGCCTGCCCGCCGGAGCTGGTCAACCGCTGGGCGCGCCCCGGTCTGCGAATCCTCAACGTCTACGGTCCGACCGAGGCGACGGTCAACACGACGGTCGCCGAGTGCGTCCCGGGCAGGCGGGTCACCATCGGCCGCCCGCTGCGCGGCTACGGCATCCACATCGTGGACGAGGACCTGTTCCCCGTGTCCGCCGGGGCCACGGGCGAGCTGCTGATCAGTGGTGAGACGCTCGCCTCCGGGTACCTCAACCAGCCGGAGCTGACCGCGGAGCGGTTCTTCCACTGCGTGCTGCGAACCGGGAACGGCACGCTGCGCTGCTACCGGACCGGCGATCTGGCCCGGTGGAACGAGAACGGCGAGCTCGAGTTCCTCGGCCGGATCGACGGGCAGGTGAAGATCCGCGGGTACCGGGTCGAGCTGGCCGAGATCGAATCCGTCCTGCTGGAACTCCCGTGGATCCGGTCCGCGAGCGTCACCGTCTTCGAACGGGACGGGTTGCAGGAGCTCGCCGCGTACGTGACGACCGGTCCGGCCGGCGCGGAGGTCGACCGCAACGAGGTCCTCTCGCTGCTGGAGTCCCGGCTCCTGCCGTACATGATCCCGGCCTACCTCGACGTCGTCGCGGATCTTCCCCGCACGGCCAGCGGAAAGGTGGACCGCAAGCGGCTCCCGCCGCCCGTCGATCCGCTCGTCCGGACCTCGACCTCGGTGGTCCTTCCGGAAACCGAGCTGGAGCACGTCATCGCGGACACGTGGGCCGGGGTGCTCGGCATCCCGGCCCCCTCGGTCAAGGACGACTTCTTCCTGGATCTCGGGGGGCATTCCCTCGTGGCCGCGCGGATGGTGACCCAGCTGCGCGAGAAGACCTGTCGTCCGGTCGCGGTGCGGGAGGCCTACCGCTTCCCGACCATTCGCGCGCTCGCGGCCCACCTGGAGTCGGTCCCGGCCGAGGCGGAGGGCCCGCCCGCCGCTGCCGCGGGCACAGCCGGAACAGCCCCTGCCCAAGCGGTTTTCGAGGCCACGGCCGCTCGGGAGCGGTGGGCGACGTGGTTCCTGCAACTGGTGTCGATCTACGTCATCTCCGCCGTCGTCTCGGCCCCGCTGGTCGTCCTGATCCCGTACGTGCTCGACTGGGTGCGGGGCTCCCTCTCCACCATCGGCCTGCTGGGCGTGACCGTCCTCGTCTCGTTCCTCACCTGGCCGGTGCTCCTCGCCCTGGCGATAGCCGCCAAGTGGACCCTCATCGGCCGGTACAAGCCCGGCGAGCACCCGCTCTGGGGCTCCTACTACTGCCGTTGGTGGATCGCGAACAGGATCGCGGCGCTCAGCGGCGCGGGCGCCTTGACGGGCACCCCGCTGTTACCGCTGTACGCCCGGCTCATGGGTGCTCGGATCGGCGCCCGGTGCACGCTGGACACGGCGCAGTGCTCGGCTTGGGACCTGCTCTCCATCGGTGACGACACCAGCGTCGGCGCGGAAACCCAGCTCCTCGGTTACCGCGTGGAGAACGGCGTGCTGCGCCTGGGCCGGGTGGACATCGGCAGCCGTTGTTTCATCGGTGTGCACTCCGCTCTCGGTTTGGACGTCCGCATGGCCGACGACTCGTACCTGGACGACCAGTCGCTGCTCCCCGACGGTGCGGTGATCCCCGCGGGTGAAGGGCGCCAAGGCTCCCCGGGAACGCGCTCCTCGGTGGCCCTGCCCCAGGGGACCGTCGAGCAGACGCGGGCGCGCCGCGTGGTCTTCGCACTCGCCCACCTGGTGGCGGGCACCGCACTGGGGCTGGTGACAGCGCTGGTCCCGACCGCGTCCTTCTTGCTCCTGGCCTGGCTTTTCCTCACCGAGTTCGGATGGGCGTGGGGAATTGCGGCACTTCTGTTGTCCACTCCTGTCACGATTGTCCTGTACTGCTGCTACATCGCGGTGCTGAAAAGGCTGCTGTCGTGGCGAACTCGTCCCGGGACCTATCCGGTCCTCAGCACCACCTATCTTCGGAAATGGCTCTCCGACGGACTCATGACGCTCACCCGCGCCGCTCTCCTCCCCGTCTACACCACGCTCTACCTCCCGCCTCTGCTCCGCCTGATGGGTTCGAAGATCGGACCGCGGGCCGAGATCTCCACTGTCTGGAGGTTCGCTCCCGAACTCATCGACGTGGGCCCGGAGAGCTTCTTCGCGGACGGTTCGATCATCGGTGGCCGAAGGTGCCATCGGGGACTGTGCACCATCGCGTTCAACAGGATCGGTCGACGGACTTTCGTGGGGAACAGCGCGGTTCTTCCCGTCGGGTCCAGTTTGGGCGACGGCTGCCTGCTCGGCGCACAATCCGTTCCTCCGACGAACAGCCCCCGCACCCCCGACGGCACCGAGTGGCTGGGGTCGCCCTCCTTCGCACTGACGCATCGGGTCAAGGTCGGCAACTTCGACGACACCGTCACCTTCACTCCGACGAAGCGCCTCTACCTGCAACGATGCGTGATCGACGCTTTGCGGATACTTATCCCCTACTACGTGCTGCTGTCCTCCGCCGCCCTCTTCGTCGCCGCACTGTTCTTCGTGTACCGGAGCTTGGGGCTCGAAGCGATGATCGCGTGCATACCGCTGGCGGGTTTCGCTTCCGGTATTTACGCGGCCCTGGTCGTCGCGGGACTCAAGAAGGCCGTCATGGGCACTTACAAGCCACAGATCAAACCGCTGTGGTCCCTGTACGTGTGGCTGAACGAAATGATCAACGGCGCTTACGAGTCGGTGGTCGCCCCACTGATCTCCCTACTGCTGGGGACCCCGTTCGCGGCACCTTTCCTCCGCATGATGGGGTGCCGCATCGGCAGGCGCTGTTATATCGGGACGACCCTGTTCTCCGAGTTCGACCTCGTGGAAGTGGGCGACTACGTCGCGCTCAACCACGGTGTCGTCGTCCAGAACCACCTCTTCGAGGACCGGGTCTTCAAGTCTTCGACGCTGAAGATCGGGGACGGCGCCTCGATCGGGAACATGACCGTGGTCCTGTACGACTCCGAGACCGAGAAAGGTGCGGTCATCGGACCGCTTTCCCTGTTGATGAAAGGCGAAACGCTTCGGCCAGGCTCCCGATGGCACGGAATCCCCACGCTCCAGGTCGCCGCACCCGCCGTGACCGC